The Marinilongibacter aquaticus genome has a window encoding:
- a CDS encoding sugar phosphate isomerase/epimerase family protein gives MNRRDFIVKGGSALSLAFLAGNAFAQSAGTVKKFGCQLYSVRDLMPKDPIGTMEKLAGMGYKLFESYSEDPFWGMSPKECKKFLKGIGVKMISTHMGMKGVTEELAANAKEVGLEYIMCPYIGMQPNTDAWKKRAEDFNKAGEMCKKYGLKFGYHNHSYSFAFVSGMKGQMVLLENTDPDLVCFELDMCWSEAAGENTIAHLQKYGNRYELCHVKQLVNIPDDSRKAKQTDLADGVIDYTKLLRAAKDNGMKYYLVEQEQYPVDSITSMASDAKFMKNLVF, from the coding sequence ATGAACAGAAGAGATTTTATCGTAAAGGGCGGCTCGGCTTTGAGTTTGGCTTTCTTGGCCGGAAATGCATTTGCCCAATCTGCCGGTACTGTAAAGAAATTTGGCTGTCAGTTGTACAGCGTGCGTGATTTGATGCCGAAAGATCCCATTGGCACAATGGAAAAATTGGCTGGGATGGGTTATAAGCTATTCGAAAGCTATTCGGAAGACCCTTTCTGGGGTATGAGTCCCAAAGAGTGTAAGAAGTTTTTGAAGGGAATTGGCGTGAAGATGATCAGTACGCACATGGGCATGAAAGGGGTTACTGAAGAATTGGCCGCCAATGCCAAAGAGGTAGGCTTGGAATACATTATGTGCCCTTATATTGGTATGCAGCCCAATACCGATGCTTGGAAGAAACGTGCGGAGGATTTCAACAAAGCGGGCGAAATGTGTAAAAAATATGGCTTGAAATTCGGTTACCACAATCACTCCTACTCTTTCGCTTTTGTAAGCGGCATGAAAGGCCAAATGGTGCTTTTGGAAAACACAGATCCCGATTTGGTGTGTTTCGAGCTGGATATGTGCTGGTCTGAAGCGGCCGGTGAAAATACCATTGCCCATTTGCAGAAATACGGCAACCGCTATGAGCTTTGCCATGTGAAACAATTGGTGAACATTCCGGATGACAGCCGTAAAGCAAAACAAACCGACTTGGCCGATGGGGTGATCGATTACACCAAATTGTTGCGTGCCGCAAAGGACAACGGAATGAAATACTATTTGGTTGAGCAAGAACAATACCCTGTGGACAGCATCACCAGTATGGCCAGCGATGCCAAATTCATGAAGAACTTGGTATTCTGA
- a CDS encoding DEAD/DEAH box helicase, giving the protein MIVATAEPFQIVYSLFEHQYLGYLFESFVVQLNARGELTYAHQNVSSMNIEEFSTGIDEVDVELVKLMDAIQQDAILRKFNKKKWSTFDFFAKVYGKERPDLTLQAAIEEYLNKYRGEILPKLIGKRFFIMSNDGDPTKEEVLVMDEPAKVYLNFDRKEDHTIYFPVIKCMGEKVKLQHVGAQILSDSPAFLLSQNKLYHFEKHVDGKKLRPFLDKNNIRIERKIEKTYFRRFVQPLVAQFNVFGHGEGFEIQVEEADSKPILQVTEVRKPATNLDLFAVSESEDNEPTKINLDLTFQYGKNNFRFDSFAAHSYVTLEEKGEGWVFHKVVRNLDYERETIRKLNDLGQNLKTGRLSLAKNAAFTWLQSHADALREAGIEVKQNVEADKQYFLGVSSIEVNIVENNDWFDIQTKVKFGEFEIPMLKLRELVLANIREFKLPNGQIAVIPEEWFVRYHELFTLSDIGEDANLTLQKHHFSMVQNLSEEGLANTVMGRKLQSLQNFEEITAYEVPSSFKGLLRPYQKAGYDWLRFLRDYNLGGCLADDMGLGKTVMTLAFLQSIKDDGAKSPSLLVMPTSLIYNWQKEAEKFTPELKILLHTGGQREKSAAHFSQYDLILTSYGVLRLDIPFIEHFRFEYVILDESQAIKNPSANISKVVRLLNCKNRLILTGTPLENSTMDLWSQMTFINPGLLGSQSYFRDHYQQAIEKQKDEGATQRLYAKIKPFMLRRHKSQVATELPEKIESVQYCSMEEEQEKLYEETKAYYRNLIIDQIEQNGVNKSQMVVLQGLTKLRQIANHPLMVDEEYTGDSGKDSDVIHKLTNVINGGSKVLVFSQFVKHLSIIRKFLDKKKIAYAYLDGTTKNREEQVTNFQENPEVKVFLISLKAGGVGLNLTAAEYVFLLDPWWNPAIEAQAVDRAHRIGQKNTVFTYKFISRNTVEEKILALQGAKKQLFNELITTEETFMKSLSQTDILKLLE; this is encoded by the coding sequence ATGATTGTTGCGACTGCTGAACCCTTTCAAATTGTCTATTCACTTTTTGAACACCAATATCTGGGCTACCTTTTTGAATCTTTCGTAGTCCAGCTGAATGCCAGAGGTGAGCTCACGTATGCTCATCAAAATGTTTCTTCGATGAATATCGAAGAGTTTTCCACGGGAATCGACGAGGTCGACGTAGAGCTTGTGAAGCTAATGGATGCCATTCAGCAGGATGCTATTTTGCGAAAATTCAACAAAAAGAAATGGAGCACCTTCGATTTCTTTGCGAAAGTATATGGCAAAGAAAGGCCCGATTTGACACTGCAAGCGGCCATTGAAGAGTATTTGAATAAGTACCGGGGCGAAATCTTGCCCAAACTTATCGGCAAACGCTTCTTCATTATGAGCAACGATGGCGACCCAACCAAAGAAGAAGTGCTCGTAATGGACGAACCCGCGAAAGTCTATCTGAATTTCGACAGAAAGGAGGATCACACCATTTACTTTCCGGTAATAAAATGCATGGGCGAAAAGGTAAAATTGCAGCATGTCGGAGCTCAAATCCTCAGCGATTCACCGGCTTTCTTATTGAGCCAAAACAAATTATATCATTTCGAAAAACATGTGGACGGGAAAAAGCTTCGCCCTTTTCTCGACAAAAACAATATCCGCATTGAGCGTAAAATCGAAAAAACTTATTTCAGGCGTTTTGTGCAGCCCCTAGTGGCACAATTTAACGTATTCGGACATGGCGAAGGTTTCGAGATTCAAGTGGAAGAGGCCGACAGCAAACCCATTTTGCAGGTAACCGAGGTACGCAAACCTGCCACCAATCTCGATTTGTTTGCGGTCTCCGAATCCGAAGACAATGAACCCACGAAAATCAATTTGGACCTGACTTTCCAATATGGCAAAAACAATTTCCGCTTCGATAGTTTTGCGGCTCATTCGTATGTCACTTTGGAAGAAAAAGGCGAAGGTTGGGTCTTTCATAAAGTCGTGCGTAACCTCGATTACGAACGCGAGACCATTCGCAAACTGAACGATCTGGGGCAAAACCTGAAAACAGGCCGCCTTTCGTTGGCCAAAAATGCGGCCTTCACTTGGCTACAAAGCCATGCAGACGCCCTTCGCGAAGCGGGCATCGAAGTGAAACAGAATGTTGAAGCAGACAAACAATACTTTTTGGGCGTCTCTTCGATCGAAGTCAATATTGTCGAAAACAACGATTGGTTCGATATTCAAACGAAAGTAAAGTTTGGAGAATTCGAAATACCCATGTTGAAATTGCGGGAATTGGTTTTGGCCAATATCCGTGAATTCAAACTGCCCAATGGACAAATCGCCGTCATTCCGGAAGAGTGGTTTGTGCGATACCACGAGCTTTTCACTTTGTCTGACATTGGTGAAGACGCCAACTTGACCTTGCAAAAGCACCATTTCAGTATGGTGCAGAACCTCTCTGAAGAAGGCTTGGCTAATACTGTCATGGGCCGAAAACTGCAAAGTTTGCAGAATTTCGAAGAAATCACCGCCTACGAAGTGCCCTCCTCTTTCAAAGGCCTGCTTCGCCCCTATCAGAAAGCCGGTTACGACTGGCTTCGCTTTTTGCGAGATTACAATTTAGGCGGCTGTTTGGCCGACGACATGGGCCTCGGAAAAACAGTAATGACTTTGGCCTTTTTGCAATCGATCAAAGACGATGGAGCCAAAAGCCCCAGCCTCTTGGTGATGCCCACCTCTTTGATCTACAATTGGCAAAAGGAAGCCGAAAAATTCACGCCAGAATTGAAAATACTTCTGCATACTGGAGGACAAAGAGAGAAAAGTGCGGCCCATTTCAGCCAATACGATCTCATCCTTACCTCCTACGGTGTGCTCAGGCTCGACATTCCCTTTATCGAACATTTCAGGTTTGAGTATGTCATTCTCGACGAATCACAGGCTATTAAAAACCCTTCGGCCAATATATCGAAGGTCGTCCGGTTGCTGAACTGCAAAAACCGCTTGATCCTTACAGGAACCCCACTCGAAAACAGTACGATGGACCTTTGGAGCCAAATGACCTTTATCAACCCCGGTTTGTTGGGCTCGCAAAGTTATTTCCGCGACCATTACCAGCAGGCCATCGAAAAACAAAAAGACGAAGGAGCTACGCAACGTTTGTATGCCAAAATCAAGCCTTTCATGCTCAGAAGACATAAATCGCAAGTGGCAACCGAACTCCCCGAAAAAATCGAGAGTGTGCAGTATTGCAGCATGGAAGAAGAGCAAGAAAAACTTTATGAAGAAACAAAAGCATACTACCGTAATCTCATCATCGATCAAATTGAGCAAAACGGTGTAAACAAATCGCAAATGGTGGTTTTGCAAGGCTTAACCAAGCTTCGCCAAATTGCCAACCACCCTTTGATGGTGGATGAAGAATACACCGGCGACTCGGGAAAAGATTCAGACGTGATCCATAAACTCACCAATGTGATTAATGGCGGCAGCAAAGTCTTGGTATTTAGTCAATTCGTAAAGCATCTAAGTATCATCCGTAAATTCTTGGACAAGAAGAAAATTGCTTATGCATATTTGGACGGCACCACAAAAAACAGGGAGGAACAGGTGACCAACTTTCAGGAAAACCCAGAGGTGAAAGTCTTTCTTATCTCTTTAAAAGCTGGTGGTGTGGGCCTAAACCTGACTGCCGCAGAATATGTCTTTTTGCTCGACCCTTGGTGGAATCCAGCGATAGAAGCCCAAGCCGTGGATAGAGCTCACCGCATTGGCCAAAAGAACACGGTATTTACCTACAAATTCATCAGCCGAAATACCGTTGAAGAGAAAATTCTGGCCTTGCAAGGAGCCAAAAAGCAGTTGTTCAATGAGCTCATTACGACCGAAGAAACTTTCATGAAATCGCTAAGCCAAACCGACATTCTCAAACTACTTGAATAA
- a CDS encoding TIGR00266 family protein has product MRSHEIDYQILGEDIQVVEVELDPNETVIAEAGSMLYMEDGIIFETRMGDGSQANQSIMGKLFQAGSRVLMGESLFMTHFTNRGVGKRKVAFAAPYPGTIRAVDLAQINQNTLIVQKDAFLCAAMGTKISIHFNKRFGSGLFGGEGFILERIQGDGMAFIHSGGVVMERQLNNETLRIDTGCVVGFEPQLNFDIQASGGLKSMIFGGEGMFLATLSGTGKVWIQSLPISKLIRRLSPSGGNANKESGSVLGGLADMFES; this is encoded by the coding sequence ATGAGAAGTCATGAAATAGACTACCAGATCTTGGGCGAAGACATCCAAGTAGTCGAGGTAGAATTGGATCCGAATGAGACGGTGATTGCAGAAGCTGGCAGTATGTTGTACATGGAAGACGGCATTATCTTCGAAACCCGTATGGGCGATGGCAGCCAAGCCAACCAATCGATAATGGGCAAATTGTTCCAGGCGGGTAGCCGCGTGCTGATGGGTGAATCTTTGTTCATGACGCACTTCACCAACCGTGGCGTGGGCAAGCGAAAAGTCGCTTTTGCGGCACCTTATCCCGGCACCATTCGGGCCGTTGATTTGGCTCAGATCAATCAAAATACCCTGATCGTACAAAAAGATGCATTTCTTTGTGCGGCGATGGGCACAAAAATTTCCATTCATTTCAACAAGCGATTTGGCTCTGGCTTATTCGGCGGGGAAGGCTTTATCCTTGAGCGTATTCAGGGCGACGGAATGGCCTTTATACACTCGGGTGGAGTGGTGATGGAAAGACAATTGAACAATGAAACTTTGCGTATCGATACCGGCTGTGTGGTCGGTTTTGAGCCTCAATTGAATTTTGACATACAAGCTTCCGGTGGATTGAAGTCCATGATTTTTGGTGGAGAAGGCATGTTTTTAGCCACGTTGTCGGGTACCGGGAAAGTGTGGATTCAGTCTTTGCCAATTTCCAAGCTTATCCGCAGGTTGTCGCCATCGGGTGGCAATGCCAACAAAGAGAGCGGTTCGGTATTGGGCGGATTGGCAGATATGTTCGAAAGCTAA
- the gltX gene encoding glutamate--tRNA ligase — MSVKVRFAPSPTGPLHIGGVRTALYNYLFAKKMEGTFILRIEDTDQSRYVEGAEKYIEESLAWLGITFDEGPHVGGVNRPYRQSERKALYKEYALQLVENGKAYYAFDTAEELDAMRKELEAAKVDNPSYNAVTRMKMKNTFTLGRDEADRRVSAGEPHVIRLNVPLKEELRFKDLIRDNIVVHSSTIDDKVLLKADGMPTYHLANIVDDHEMGITHVIRGEEWLPSAPLHILLYKAFGWEHPQFAHLPLLLKPEGSGKLSKRDGLLGDFPVFPMEWKDPQSGEVSRGFKEDGYLPEAVVNFLALLGWNPGTEQELFSMEDLIEAFSLDRINKSGARFDIQKAKWFNQHYVKALPNEVLVELVEKEVGETKLAEQLVQLMKERVTFVREIVSEVPYLFQEPELYDEAVASKKWDDLAKKAMPIVIELLQTVETFNTENVHKAIWEGLPSHEIKPGKVMQALRLSVTGIGNGPDLMLILEILGKDEVIKRIKKALETLGA, encoded by the coding sequence ATGTCAGTTAAAGTTCGATTTGCCCCGAGTCCTACTGGGCCATTGCATATTGGCGGTGTCCGTACGGCCTTATACAATTACCTTTTTGCAAAAAAAATGGAAGGTACCTTTATTCTACGTATAGAAGACACCGATCAGTCGAGATATGTGGAAGGGGCCGAAAAATACATTGAGGAGAGCTTGGCTTGGCTCGGCATTACCTTTGACGAAGGTCCGCATGTGGGTGGTGTAAATCGGCCTTATCGCCAGTCGGAACGCAAAGCATTGTACAAAGAATATGCCTTGCAATTGGTAGAAAACGGCAAAGCCTATTATGCATTTGATACGGCCGAAGAACTGGATGCGATGAGAAAGGAATTGGAAGCGGCCAAAGTCGACAATCCTTCATACAATGCGGTGACACGTATGAAAATGAAGAATACCTTTACACTTGGGCGAGATGAGGCCGACAGGCGTGTATCGGCCGGCGAGCCGCACGTCATCCGTTTGAATGTGCCTTTGAAAGAAGAGCTTCGTTTCAAGGATTTGATTCGCGACAACATTGTGGTGCACTCTTCCACCATCGACGATAAAGTGCTGTTGAAAGCCGATGGCATGCCTACATACCATTTGGCCAACATTGTGGATGATCACGAAATGGGCATCACGCATGTCATTCGTGGAGAAGAGTGGTTGCCTTCAGCTCCTCTTCATATCTTGCTTTACAAGGCATTCGGTTGGGAACACCCTCAATTCGCACACTTGCCTTTGTTGCTTAAACCCGAAGGCTCGGGAAAATTGAGTAAACGCGATGGCCTTTTGGGCGATTTCCCGGTTTTCCCGATGGAATGGAAAGATCCACAATCTGGCGAAGTGTCGAGAGGTTTTAAAGAGGATGGATATTTGCCCGAAGCCGTGGTAAACTTCTTGGCCCTTTTGGGCTGGAATCCTGGAACGGAACAGGAGCTTTTCTCGATGGAAGATTTGATCGAGGCCTTTTCTCTGGATCGGATCAACAAGTCGGGTGCCCGTTTCGATATTCAAAAGGCGAAATGGTTCAATCAACATTATGTAAAAGCCTTGCCCAATGAAGTATTGGTGGAGCTTGTAGAAAAGGAAGTGGGCGAAACCAAATTGGCCGAACAATTGGTGCAGTTGATGAAAGAAAGGGTAACTTTTGTGCGTGAGATTGTAAGTGAAGTGCCTTATCTTTTTCAAGAGCCTGAACTATACGATGAGGCCGTAGCCAGTAAGAAATGGGATGATTTGGCGAAAAAAGCCATGCCGATTGTAATCGAGTTGTTGCAAACTGTAGAGACGTTCAATACGGAAAATGTGCACAAAGCAATCTGGGAAGGTTTGCCTTCGCATGAAATAAAGCCTGGAAAAGTAATGCAGGCTCTTCGTTTGTCTGTTACGGGCATTGGCAACGGTCCTGATTTGATGTTGATCCTTGAAATATTGGGTAAAGACGAAGTGATTAAGCGGATTAAGAAAGCTTTGGAAACCCTGGGAGCATAA
- a CDS encoding SET domain-containing protein has product MIHPNTQLLFINEQMGYGVFATAFIPEGTITYVKDALEITIKPDDYAQFGEGLKEAIDKYSYIDQNGDRIVSWDFAKYVNHCCQCNTMSTGYGFEIAIRDIHAGEQITDEYGLFNLTEHMSVACGLSPCRQSLGPEDFEKYSAVWDEKIRQSIHKIFEVEQALFPLIDQETANKVHELRHSPETYQSVFALKYKRETATV; this is encoded by the coding sequence ATGATCCATCCGAACACGCAATTGCTGTTCATAAACGAACAAATGGGCTATGGCGTTTTCGCCACAGCATTTATTCCAGAAGGTACAATCACATATGTGAAAGATGCCTTAGAAATCACCATCAAACCCGATGATTACGCCCAATTCGGCGAAGGGCTAAAAGAGGCAATCGACAAGTATTCTTATATCGATCAAAATGGCGATCGCATTGTCAGTTGGGATTTCGCCAAATACGTAAACCACTGCTGCCAATGCAATACCATGAGTACGGGTTATGGTTTCGAAATTGCCATACGCGACATCCATGCAGGCGAACAAATTACAGATGAATACGGCCTTTTCAACTTGACCGAACACATGTCAGTCGCTTGCGGATTAAGCCCCTGTCGGCAATCGCTGGGCCCAGAGGATTTTGAGAAATACTCTGCGGTTTGGGATGAAAAAATAAGACAAAGCATACACAAAATCTTCGAAGTGGAGCAAGCCCTTTTCCCTTTAATCGATCAGGAAACCGCCAATAAAGTGCATGAATTGAGACATTCGCCAGAAACCTACCAATCTGTTTTTGCCCTAAAATACAAAAGAGAAACAGCAACTGTTTAA
- a CDS encoding DUF4180 domain-containing protein → MKIEAHETKGRQVAEILDEAVLLSTEEEGMDLVGNLYFQGFEGLILKDSQIGASFFDLKTKLAGAVLQKFSNYRMRLAIVGDFENVASKSLKDFIRESNKMGFVIFVPTREHALEGLF, encoded by the coding sequence ATGAAGATCGAGGCACACGAAACAAAGGGAAGGCAAGTGGCCGAAATATTGGATGAAGCTGTGTTGCTTTCGACAGAAGAAGAGGGAATGGACTTAGTGGGTAATCTCTATTTTCAGGGTTTTGAAGGCCTGATTCTGAAAGATTCGCAAATAGGAGCTTCCTTTTTCGATCTGAAGACAAAACTGGCAGGAGCGGTTTTGCAGAAGTTCTCCAATTACCGCATGCGTTTGGCCATTGTCGGCGATTTTGAAAATGTAGCTAGCAAAAGTTTGAAGGATTTCATTCGCGAGAGCAATAAAATGGGTTTTGTGATTTTTGTGCCCACGCGTGAACATGCTCTGGAGGGTTTGTTTTAA
- a CDS encoding Kelch repeat-containing protein — translation MRKIYSLAFCLISAYAFGQTWHDVETKNESTARSENSMVAVKGKLYLFGGRGMKPMEVYDPKTGLWEKRGELPLEIHHFQAVNYNNEIYVLGALSGPFPHETPIPNIYIYNPKKDEWRKGPEIPRKRGAAGCFVYKGKIYMVNGIQDGHWDGHVNWFDSYDPKTGEWEILPDSPHARDHINVAVAKDMLVVAGGRKSQHRTNEVFTLVVPYTDVFNFKKQKWHTAEGQIIPTMRAGNAVAVLGDKVLFMGGEGPDQEAAHDEVEAFDVKSMTWSSLPKLNHGRHGMSATQIGSTVYISSGVAKRGGSPEQNSMECLGCE, via the coding sequence ATGAGAAAGATCTACAGTCTGGCATTTTGCCTGATTTCGGCCTATGCATTTGGGCAAACATGGCACGATGTCGAAACTAAAAATGAAAGTACCGCCCGCAGTGAAAACAGCATGGTGGCCGTAAAAGGCAAACTATATTTATTTGGCGGACGGGGAATGAAACCCATGGAGGTGTATGATCCCAAAACGGGATTGTGGGAAAAACGCGGCGAACTCCCACTCGAAATACACCATTTTCAGGCCGTGAATTACAACAACGAAATTTATGTACTCGGGGCTCTTTCAGGGCCATTCCCACACGAAACCCCCATCCCGAACATTTACATTTACAACCCCAAAAAAGACGAATGGAGAAAAGGACCCGAAATCCCGAGAAAACGGGGTGCGGCCGGCTGCTTTGTCTACAAAGGGAAAATCTATATGGTCAATGGCATACAAGATGGCCATTGGGACGGGCATGTCAATTGGTTCGATTCCTATGACCCCAAAACGGGCGAATGGGAGATCCTACCTGATTCTCCGCATGCACGCGACCATATAAACGTAGCTGTGGCCAAAGACATGCTCGTGGTTGCGGGAGGACGAAAATCGCAGCACCGCACCAATGAAGTGTTTACATTGGTAGTGCCCTATACCGATGTTTTCAATTTCAAAAAGCAGAAATGGCATACCGCTGAAGGCCAGATCATCCCCACAATGCGGGCCGGAAATGCAGTGGCTGTATTGGGCGATAAAGTGTTGTTTATGGGAGGAGAAGGTCCCGATCAGGAGGCCGCTCACGATGAAGTAGAAGCTTTTGATGTGAAAAGCATGACCTGGAGTAGCCTGCCCAAGCTCAATCATGGACGGCACGGCATGAGTGCCACTCAAATTGGCTCGACGGTATATATATCCTCTGGTGTGGCCAAACGTGGAGGAAGCCCCGAGCAGAACAGTATGGAGTGTTTGGGTTGTGAATAA
- a CDS encoding type I restriction enzyme HsdR N-terminal domain-containing protein, with translation MQELKLPAYDYKIKETNGKNLIFDPIRKKYVVLTPEEWVRQHILSLLIDRLGYARALLKVEGGLTYNSLQKRSDVLAYDPQGKPYLLIECKAPEVPISQKTIHQATTYNLTHRAPFVAVSNGLQTYCFHVDFESGKTVQLQTFPEAPSAKDS, from the coding sequence ATGCAAGAGCTGAAATTGCCCGCTTACGATTACAAAATTAAAGAAACTAATGGGAAGAATCTGATTTTTGACCCTATTCGGAAAAAGTATGTCGTGCTTACTCCCGAAGAATGGGTGAGGCAACATATCTTGTCGCTTTTGATCGATCGATTGGGCTATGCAAGGGCTTTGTTGAAAGTGGAAGGCGGATTGACCTACAATAGCTTGCAGAAACGCTCGGATGTCTTGGCTTATGATCCGCAAGGAAAGCCCTATTTGCTTATCGAATGCAAAGCTCCTGAAGTGCCGATTTCCCAGAAAACCATTCACCAGGCCACTACATACAACCTAACGCACCGTGCCCCTTTTGTGGCGGTAAGCAACGGATTGCAAACCTATTGCTTTCATGTGGACTTCGAATCGGGCAAAACGGTGCAATTGCAAACTTTTCCTGAGGCTCCATCGGCAAAAGATTCCTGA
- a CDS encoding AMP nucleosidase: MITKEAIVENWLPRYTGTAIDEFKPYILLTNFRNYVEMFAEIHGVEVKGKDRAMQTASAGNITIINFGMGSAVAATVMDLLTAVMPKAVLFLGKCGGLKNITSLGDFILPIAAIRGEGTSDDYARPEIPALPSFRLQRSVSEMIIKHKLDYWTGTVYTTNRRVWEHDEEFKEYLKEIRALGIDMETATIFIVGFVNSIPHGALLLVSDNPMTPDGVKTEESDKKVTVNYVEKHLQVGIDALNELASSGQSVKHLRFEN, translated from the coding sequence ATGATTACGAAAGAAGCAATTGTGGAAAACTGGCTTCCACGATACACCGGCACGGCTATCGACGAATTCAAACCTTACATTTTGCTCACCAACTTCAGGAATTATGTCGAAATGTTCGCAGAAATTCACGGTGTGGAAGTGAAAGGAAAAGACCGAGCCATGCAAACAGCATCTGCCGGAAACATCACCATCATCAATTTCGGAATGGGCTCGGCTGTGGCCGCCACGGTAATGGATTTACTCACAGCCGTAATGCCGAAGGCCGTACTTTTTTTGGGGAAATGTGGAGGATTGAAAAACATCACTTCACTCGGCGATTTCATTTTACCTATCGCGGCCATCCGCGGAGAAGGTACTAGCGACGACTACGCCCGTCCGGAAATTCCTGCCTTACCGTCCTTTCGTTTACAACGCTCCGTTTCCGAAATGATCATCAAGCACAAACTTGATTATTGGACGGGAACCGTATATACAACCAACCGCCGTGTGTGGGAGCACGATGAAGAATTCAAAGAATACTTGAAAGAAATTCGGGCTTTGGGCATAGATATGGAAACAGCCACCATTTTTATCGTCGGTTTCGTCAACAGCATTCCGCACGGGGCTCTCCTTTTGGTTTCGGACAATCCGATGACCCCAGATGGCGTAAAAACGGAAGAAAGTGACAAAAAAGTGACGGTAAACTATGTCGAAAAACATTTACAAGTGGGCATAGATGCACTGAATGAACTGGCTAGTTCTGGACAATCCGTAAAACATTTGCGTTTCGAGAATTAA